The Gadus chalcogrammus isolate NIFS_2021 chromosome 16, NIFS_Gcha_1.0, whole genome shotgun sequence DNA window TATTTACACTTCGCATTGAGAGAACTATTAGGGCAAGCTCTTCCCACGATGATTGAGGCTGACTGCAAACGTGTGACGGTATGACCAAAGACTGCACGGCCATGCCGTCCAGACCCCTGTGGGTTGCCTCACTGCTAGGCCATATccttcactgtctgtctgtctgtctgtctgtctgcctgtcttttgCCTGCCTGTGCACCCTGTCTTTCCGTCAGGTCCCTCTGTTTTGTTTCACGTCTGGTTTCTTCGGCAGCTGTGACAAACCAACAGCTTGCCTCTGTCAGTTGGTTGTTAATggggtgtccccccccccccctaactggaccccaacacaaccacatataactttctctcactgtctctctcccctttatACCCCTGCTCTCGTTTTTGtccgtgcgcacacacacaagcacgaacgcacacatgcccacacacatgcCGGAACgtacacatgtacgcacacaagTATGATGTACACAGGCATGCACgaacgcacgtgcacacacacacacacacacacacacacacacacacacacacacacacacacacacacacacacacacacacacacacacacacacacacacacacacacacacacactcaaactctgTCTTTCACACTCTTTCCCTCCTACTATAACTATTCACGTTATGGTCTGACCCCCTCCCCTAACTCTGTGtctttcttactctctctctgccctccctctctctcctctcttttgtccctctccctcccacttgtCTGAACTCTGACAGGTGTGTAATTGAATGATTAATGATCAacatagcccccccccacacacacacacacacacacaaacccgtcaagcacacacgcacacacacacacacacacacgcacacacacacacacacacacacacacacacacacacacacacacacacacacacacacacacacacacacacaaacacacactgatacaccctaaagcacacacacacacacacacacacacacacacacacacacacacacacacacacacacacacacacacacacacacacacacacacacacacacacacacaaacacacactgatacaccctctagcacacacatacacacacccacacgcataccCTGCAgcactcacacaaagacacacatatgcacacacacacacatacacacacacagttgaccataaaatattgtttgaaaaaaagttttattgtATGTATTGCAATGTTGTTCTAGAAAAAAGAACTGTAATAAAAATACTGTTCTTAATTATAATCAGTGTTTGTTTAAGGGCCAATGTTGATTGGAGTTGGTATCAGTCATGATAATACGACATAATAAATCACATTTTAATGGCCTAGGATGTAAATATTAAATCAAACAATTCCAGCTTATTGTCAAATTATTTAAATTCTACTCATTTATGTGTGTTAGGATTCGCAGCAAACATACATGCCCGCACCCCCAGCAACACCCATTTGTTTTCAACACAAAGACCCCATCCTCCCttgacatacacacatctaCGCAAACACACTGCAAAGATTGATGTCCACGCATAAACATATCAAACTCACCctccctttttttatttctccttctcccctccttttatccctctctctctctccctccccccttctcttgGTAGCTCCATCAGTAACTATGGCTGGTATTTTTATATGAGATctaatgtgttccatggtttcCATTGATTTTGagacactctgtgtgtgtgtgtgtttgtgtgtgtgtgtgtgtgtgtgtgtgtgtgtgtgtgtgtgtgtgtgtgtgtgtgtgtgtgtgtgtgtgtgtgtgtgtgtgtgtgtccacgtgtgCGTCTCACAAGGCCATGACACATGAGAGGCGGACAGGGATGGTTTTCTGCGGGGGCCATGACAAATGTAGTTAACACAACGTCTTTCTCCTCTTAATGCGACCAAAGGCCAGGTTTCAAAAATAACTTGAtgacaatcaaatcaaatcaaataaatggacagtgttatttatattaaaaaataaattaagaatGACAATTGTATgagatttaatttaatttaatttaatttaaaaagaaatacaatacaataaaaaataataatccaatGAATAGGACGTGACCAATAGAAATAGACCAGCTTTAGCCTTCGAAGGATTTGTATCCCATTGTCTCTGGAGTTCAGGATATCAGCGGCCCGAGCTTGGACACAGAAAGGGACAGtgttagaggagagagagagaggatacaatggacaaggaaagagagagtgcgGGAGCGATGGGAAAGAGGGGAAGACGAGGACAAAATGAAAAGTAAAAGAGGTGTTTGGGGTCAACACACGAGTGATGCAGAGAACAAGCGTTTCCTGTTGACCTCTGACTGAACTGTagcctctgactcctcctcctcttcccccctttgcctcctccctctttcctccGGCCCAACAATTGAGAGGAGCAGTAGcgctagagaaagagagagagagtgtgtgtgtgtgtgtgtgtgtgtgtgtgtgtgtgtgtgtgtgtgtgtgtgtgtgtgtgtgtgtgtgtgtgtgtgtgtgtgtgtgtgtgtgtgtgcgtgtgtgtgtgtgtgtgtgcgtgtgtttgtgtgcgtgtgtgtgtgtgtgtgtgtgtgtgtgtgtctgtgtgtctgtgggggtgtCTGTGGGGGTGTTTTAGGGGGGTAGATGCAGATGAGAAGCTTGTGAGGGACATGTGAGTTGCTCTCTCCCACCAACGGgttgggggacagagaggggaatGGAGGTTATGGTTGAGGCTGGTACATCTGGGGATGAAAAGGCTTACAGTTTGGAAAGTTGAAGTGGAATGCattaaggatgtgtgtgtatgtgtgtgtgtgtgtgtgtgtggtgtgtgtgtgtgtgtgtgtgtgtgtgtgtgtgtgtgtgtgtgtgtgtgtgtgtgtgtgtgtgtgtgatcgctAATGTGACCTTACCGGCCGAGAGGTGCAAAAACAGATGACCTCACAGGCTGCCTGTATGACATGTGAAAACAACTGCTTCCTTATTGATTTCTGTAATGGATCCAGCCGCTTCATTGGCCATCCACACCCTtcaccacctcacacacacatgcacaatcacacacaatcacacacaatcacacacaatcatacacacacacacacacacacacacacacacacacacacacacacacacacacacacacacacacacacacacacacacacacacacacacacacacacacacacgcatgcacaaaaaaGCAGGCACAGGAAAACACACTTAAAAATgcgcacacatccacaaacacacaaatgcacatgcacatgcatttgAACTTGCTACTATCCTTCTCAATGAAAACATAGATAAAACCTTTTTGTCTTTGTGCTCTCTCATGTTCCTTTTCGGCCTGCGCACGTGGATTAAGAAAGCTTTGTCCAGCAGAATTTAAAACCCATTTGTCTCATAAAGCTTTCATCAGAGTTTAACGGAGGGCTTCACAGCAGACGGGGGAGACTTCATTCATTCTACTGGCTTTGTTTTCTTAAAGTTGGGTTTCTATACGGCTGCAGTAATAACATTTCATtcctatctttttttttctttcttctttttgtatctgtgtgtgtgtgtttcttttttttaatgaagatAAACTAGGCTAGTACTTTGATAATTCCAGAATATACTTATcacatataaataataatagaaaaataacataatataaacaatatcatataaacaatgtataatgtatgtgatataatatgtataataataaaacataaacataccagtgtatattattatataacacAGTATCCATCCATTTGTTGCACACGATATTTGGTTGTTTAGCTATTTTtactaaaatattttttacagtATTAAGTATTTTTTGACAAAAATTGATTGATTACAAACTGACATTTAGGATAAATTGTAGAATAGCAAGAGCAATCTCCATTGACATTGCAACATAATTTGGCTGATTCCCATCAACGATGTGGACAAGCACACGGTAAGGAAAAAGTCTCTTGACGCCAGTTGTACAAAAAAAGTTTAATAGGGCCTACTATAATTATCATCATAACATCGCAGACAGCAGTCACCATTCCAATAGTTGCCATTATTGCTCACAACTAATTTCTAACGCCCCATCCTCCttccctacacccccccccccccccccaaaaaagctgCTGGGACTGGAGACGGAGCACAATGTTAAGGTTCCTTTGGCTTTGGCTCCGCTCACAATCCCAAGACAAACAGACAATGTCCAATAAAATGCTttagagaagtgtgtgtgtctgcatgtcagtgtgtgtgtgtatgtgtgtatgtgtttgcatgtcagtgtatgtgtctgcatggcattgtctgtgtgtgtgtgtgtgtgtgtgtgtgtgtgtgtgtgtgtgtgtgtgtgtgtgtgtgtgtgtgtgcgtgtgcgtgtgcgtgtgcgtgtgtgtgtgtgtgtgtgtgtgtgtgtgtatgagagacaTCCCAAGGTAAACATTACCTATACAGTAATCTTAAGGAGGTGAGTGGTGAGACAGTGAGGCAGAGCAGAGGTCATTCGCAGCGTGGAGCTTCATGCTGAGGAAGAGCACTAGTAGTCGACATTAAGCTCACGCCTCTTCcgcataaatataaaaatagattataaaacataataaaaagaataacaactaaacacaaacaaacatttaaataaagtaGTGTGTTTGAAGGGTTTTCTTTGACAGCAAACACACAAGGAGGAAGACCGAGTTTAGAGGCAGAGGCCAGAGGTGGGACCAACACAGGATTGGAGGATGTCGCTCAGGTTCTGTCCAATGATATCTATGCACCGGTGAGGTCACAGGTCCCTCTGATAGACACTAGTGTTAAGGGGGGATGATGTTTTGTGGCCACGTACCGTTGCTTCTGATCCAGCCAGGCCCACCAGCGGCGCTTTAAGAGTACCCTTCAGTTCAAGTCAGTTCATGTCACCCTCTCGTGGTTTCCTCCCCCCTGGGTTTGATGGGTAATGTAGTTTAAAGCGTGTGTCTTATCTGGTTCCTCCCCGCAAGATGCAGAGGAGGCGGTGGAAGAGAAGGAAGCACTTCTAGGAGGAGAGAGGTATGGCTTTGAACctacaggctgtgtgtgtgtgtgtgtgtgtgtgtgtgtgtgtgtgtgtgtgtgtgtgtgtgtgtgtgtgtgtgtgtgtgtgtgtgtgtgtgtgtgtgtgtgtgtgtgtgtgtgtgtgtgtgtgtgtgtgtatatatgtgtgtgtttatgtgtgtatgtgtgtaatcaGCTACATTGAGGTGTCTTTCAGGGGAATGTAAACTTTTAAAGCAATGCAGATTTTCTGTTTTATATGATGCGGCAGTGTATCattacacagatacacacacacacacacacacacacacacacacacacacacacacacacacacacacacacacacacacacacacacacacacacacacacacacacacacacacacagcggtgcAGTTCTAAAGCGGCTAGTGTGCGTGGATGTCCAGTCCCTGTGCAAGTAGTGGttcagaggggtgtgtgtgtggaggcgggtggaggagcatggcgggatgggggtgggggccgGGGTAAGGGTGCAGGGAACTGCCGGGGTGGGGAGGGTAGCCCTGCTGGGCCAGCAGCGAGCCGGGGTATTCACCCGGTAGAGAGGCCATGCCCTGGAGACCTGACGAGACAGACGGACaccaattataatatattatatgatgtatagtaaacttgtgtgtgtgtttcggtgtgtgtcgctgtgtcagtctgtgtgtgttggtgtgtgtgcatgtgtgtgtttcagttttACCTGCTGCACGGAGACCCAGGTGTTGTCCGTCAAGTCCGTAGCCCCCAAGAGCTGCTCCTTCTGGGCTGTAGGGACCCCCCTGACCTGCAACACCCAACACACAAATGTTGTCAGCAACACACACGACCCCTGCAGCACGCACACTATGTATATCCACAGGCATAGCAAGGCTTTAGCCTTTTAAAATAGATTATACATTCACTTAAATTAAAACTCACGGCCTTGCAAGTCAATATAGTTTACAAACGTAGTTTAAGTGTTAAGGAAATGTAATGAGGTAAAACTGAGAACAGGCAGGTCTTTTAAGTAAAAGACAAATGTATTGGTGAGAGTCTTGAAGTAGACATGGAGACGTCGTGCAAGGACTGAGGGGACACCCACCTGAGCGATTTGATTGGTCGATCATGGGCTGGACTATTCTCCTCCTGGCATTAATGAACCtagcagaggaagagaggaagaacagggaTTCAGAGAACataagaggaggacagagggagatagggtgagagggggagagggagaaagagagagggagaggggagaaggagagagggagatagagggagaggaagaaagagagagggagagagggggagaaagagacaagtgtgtgtgtgtgtgtgtgtgtctgcatgtcagtgtgtgtgtgggggggcagagggggagagagttgaGGGTATttacagagaggtagagaggagatcgaggaaagacagagagagagggagggagctggaggaggccagCGGTTAATGGAGAAAAAAGCCTGACCAGGAGACTATTAACCTTTCTCTTTTTACAACCACTTAACCCTTTCAGAGGGCTGAGTAAATCAACGCTGGAGCAGGCCCGGTATCGATCCCCAAAGCTAATTGATTGAACTGCATTGATTAGGCCaggttatgtgtgtatgtgtgtgtgtgagtgtgagtgtgtgtgtgtgtttgagtgtgtgtgcgcgtgtgtgtgtgcatgtgatactatgtgcatgtgtgtgtgtgggtgtgtgaatgtatgagtgtgtgtgtgcatgtgtgtgcatgttttagtccatgtgtgtgtgtgagtgtatgagtttgtgtgtatgtgtgagtgcatgtgtgtgtgtgtgtgtgtgtgtgtgtgtgtgtgtgtgtgtgtgtgtgtgtgtgtgtgtgtgtgtgtgtgtgtgtgtgtgtgtgtgtgtgtgtgtgtgtgtgcgtctctgtgtgtgtttgtgatgaggAGGGTATACCACCTAACTGGTGCAACATTGATTGGAATGCGATAACTGATTGATTAGCAACTGGAAGATTATTTTTGtggttgtgcgtgcatgtgtgtgtgcgttcacgtgtgcgtgtgtgtgtgtgtgttgcgggtTTATGAGCATACATGTGTCTAGGGGATGCGTCCCGGAGGGAACATTGGTGCAATAAATCACATGATTATTGGGTATTGATTTGCCATTTTGTCTTTATGAGCAGTGAGAAATTGAATTGACTTGAAAATTGTGCTTAATAGGACAATGGTGTTTTAAGACGTAGACCATCTTGATTAATATCATTCATTTTGCCTTTTTACATGAACATAAACGCAATTTGATGGTAACAATTCGCTTGCTTTCACAAGACCTCCAATAGACGGTATTCCTGTTGCCCTGCGTGATGGTCGGTGAAAGGTGTTTAAGAAAGAGGCTAAATGATGTGGCGCTGCAGGCAGGGCTCTGGGTGCAGTATGGATTCAAGCAGAGCACTGACCAGTTGTTGACCTGTAGGATGGTCAGCCCCGTGTCCTGGGACAGctgcttcttctgctcctctgaTGGATAGGGGtgctggacacacagacacacaaacacaaatatacaaaacCGTTTTAATTTGAAATAGAAGGAGGGGGTTTGTCCCTACTCATTATAAGACAACAAGAATACAACTCAATTACAATATATAAAACTAATATATAATGATAACTaatatcaaataaaaataaatatcaagGAAGGATTAAGCCAATAAGGAGAGGAAATTGTATTTGAATGACTGTCCGCTAAATGAAACACAAGGTTTGGAACTAACAATGTCAGTGTCTGAACATGAGTGATGAGGAGGTGTTGAGGGGAATACAGATGACGTGCCAACGGAATCCCTAATTCATTCGATCCTCCTTCctccgtcctctctctctctctctctctctctctctctctctctctctctctctctctcctctctctctctctctctctctctctctctctctctctctctctctctctctctctctctctctctctctctctctcgctctctctctctgcctagcctctcttcctgtctgtacctctctctctatctgtagtAATTGCAGCAAAGCATTTGACTTGCCTCATTTGCTGGCTAATTATCAATCTTGCGATAACTCTCCTGGCATCTGACGGTTTAGCACTGACTCAACACAGAGCATATTCACATAATCATTTAATACCCGCCTTTATATTCTATTCCGCCCTAATGAACAGTCTTAATTGTGTCGTGCCCCGCTCACTCCTTTTTCTCAATcattcaaattatttttcttcagggcataattcatttatttatattttcttagGAAATTATCTTTTACGTCTTTTTAATTTTCTCATAGCTTATGGGATTTCTTTAATTACTGTCTAGCCTCGCCTCCTTAAATGAATCGCAAACGATAATAAGAGGTTGTTCTCTCCATCTGAAACGGCTCTTTTATCTTTTATCGTTATGAGCACTAACCAAGATCCTGTACTGAAGACCAGTTTAATGGCGGCTCGTGAAGTCCTATAAATTTCTTTATCAAAGCTGTTAGACGTCAAGTGAAGAGCTCAATGTCCTTGATAATGGCCTGGCTAATGGTCTCTATAACCAAAGCATGGTGGAAAACAGGTAGGGGGTGAGCAGTTGCCTGGCAGTGGTTGACTTATTCACACGCTTGCTTTGTAATGTGCAGTCTGCCCACTAGGGTTGGCCATCGGAGCAACCCTGCTCTCTAGTGATTGGCTCTGATGCGTTGTTGTTCTCACCGATAGGTGCTGGAAGAGCCAGGCTCTCATGATGTTGGTGGCCACCTTGGGGAAGATCCCTCTCTTCTTGTTGTTTCTCCTGTCGCGGTCCGATTCCTCATCCTCCCCTGTGCTGGGAGAGGCCACGTCCATACCGTcgcctacacacacattcaaatacacacacacacacacacacacacacacacacacacacacacacacacacacacacacacacacacacacacacacacacacacacacacacacacacacacacacaaccttcatTAGGCTggctttgtgcgtgtgtagctGTATATATCCGTATAAGTACACTACCCAGCAAAAAgtttataaagagagagagagagtgtgtgtttatagatgtcttggtgtttgtgtgtgtgtgtgtgtctgtgtgtgcgtctgtgtgtttgtacccGTGTCGCTGCAGTTGTCTGCTGTGCTGTGTGAAGGCAGGCCACAGTTGCCAGGGGTTCCAAGAGGAGTTGTGGCGCACTCATCAGGCTCCCGTAACCATGACGcattctagagagagagagagagagagagagagagagagagagagagagagagagagagagagagagagagagagaggaagagatgagcGATGAGCCAAAAATACAATTGCAATAAACAATATCTGGAGACAAATATGCAAATGATTTATGATGGAGGGTATATATAGTTGCTCTCCTCACCTGCTCTGACAGACTGGTGCAGGAGCCAGTGAAATCCTCCATATCCGACTTGGACCCGCCCTCCCGATCGTCCATCACCAGGTCCGTGGGCATCTTGCCCTTCAGGCAGGTGATGTAGCGGTGGCAGAAATTATCACACAAGTCGTGCACCTGCAGGGGGATCACACAGGGACCTTTAGCACCGTGGCGTGGGGCGCACCCGGCAGCATCTATTTTTAATGCTTGGGAATATTTTGGCTTGCCAAGAAAACAGGTTGAAAAGAGACAACTTCTTTTGTGTTTCGAAGAAGCCATCAGTTGTCGTCCTTTGTCATGCCACAGCATGTGCCAAAAAAAATCGCAGTGAATCGTTTAGTTCAGAAAGGTTTACGACCAGAACTACTCTTGATCTATTGCTTTGCAAAACCAGTTCACTTTAATTAGCACTTACAAGTTGTGATCTATAGCAAGCCAGCTTGTTGACTCAAAATAGTGCAGAAGCGTTTCACCGATGGTATCAGACATGTCAGCAGGAGGACTTTAGGACAAACCTTTTCCAGCTCCAGCAGGTGAAAGCGCAGCACCTGAATCGCCTGAATCATCTGCCGAAAAGAACAAAGAGATTCATGATCACCTCATGATTCTGCCTTCTCTAGTGTTATGTTTATATAGTGTGTTTTTTTCCCAATCTATGTTTAAAGTCTTACCAGGTTGTCCAGCTCTGGGTTGGAAGAAAATATGGGCTTCTCAGAACGAATCTGAAACACAGCAACACGTAAATAAACAAATCTCATGTAATAATGTCATATAATTAATATAGGCAAACATATGAAATTAGATTAAACTCTGCAAAACTGAAAAATAGCTTTTTTATATCTCTCCTTTGATTGGTCACTTGAGACATCACTCACCTGTTTGGCAAATGCGGCAATGTCTTCATTGAAGGAGTCGGAGGAGCATACGTCGCTGTGATTGGTCATGCCCGGGAGGTGGGAGGTCCCCGAAAAGGACACGGAGTCTCGAGGAGAGCAGGTGGCTAGCTCACACTTCTCAAACACTAGAGCCAGCAGTGGGAACAGCGggtgactacacacacacacacacacacacacacacacacacacacacacacacacacacacacacacacacacacacacacacacacacacacacacacacacacacacacacacacacacagaagcattgCACAATtaacatactgtatataaacaCATTAACAGTGGACACATGgttacgcacacgcacaaggcATTCGTAGATTGTATTGAAATCCATTCTGAAGCACGGCATTCACGGGAGGCCCGAGCACACATATCCAGTGTACTGTTACAGCGTCCATCCACGTGGCGCACatgtacatttatacatgctCTATCGAATACACATGACATGCAAAGGCTAGACAGGCCCCGGCAtatgcgcacatacacacatgcacacacatgcacacacatgcactcgcacacgcacgcacgcacacacacacgcacggacgcacacgtGACACTCACCCGTAGATCAGGTCTCTGTGATGCTTCAGGGAGTCAGGGATGGTTTGTCCGTAGTGCTGGGGGGGCAGTGACCTCACTGCGTCCCCGTAGCCCCCCAAAGACATGGCCTCCGACCCAGGGTAATGGCCCAGGTCCTCATACTGAGCgcgagggggaaagagagagagagagagggagagagagagaggatcatgAGGGGGAGGTGGGCGAGGTTGTTGGCCTGTGTGGGGCGGACCCATAAGAAGCTGGTGTCATGCAGCCCGCTGGTGTTTTAGTGTTGGCGCTCCACGGCCAAAGGGTCAGTGATCCCGGGGATGTCGGCTGTCACTTCCTCTACTGTACGTTTACAATGATCCTCTGTGGCTCATAGCACGGCTGGGCCACCGGGGTGAATGGGgtggtgtgtgt harbors:
- the meis3 gene encoding homeobox protein Meis3 gives rise to the protein MEKRYEDLGHYPGSEAMSLGGYGDAVRSLPPQHYGQTIPDSLKHHRDLIYGHPLFPLLALVFEKCELATCSPRDSVSFSGTSHLPGMTNHSDVCSSDSFNEDIAAFAKQIRSEKPIFSSNPELDNLMIQAIQVLRFHLLELEKVHDLCDNFCHRYITCLKGKMPTDLVMDDREGGSKSDMEDFTGSCTSLSEQNASWLREPDECATTPLGTPGNCGLPSHSTADNCSDTGDGMDVASPSTGEDEESDRDRRNNKKRGIFPKVATNIMRAWLFQHLSHPYPSEEQKKQLSQDTGLTILQVNNWFINARRRIVQPMIDQSNRSGQGGPYSPEGAALGGYGLDGQHLGLRAAGLQGMASLPGEYPGSLLAQQGYPPHPGSSLHPYPGPHPHPAMLLHPPPHTHPSEPLLAQGLDIHAH